aatttgataaaattgtcTCAAATCTCCCTCCTTGCACCCCAATTTGGGGTGTAAGAAAAGTTGGTATTTGAGGGGGAAGGATTTCAGAATCCTAAAGCACaacaagtttaaatttttaatttggaaAATTTCTCCTcacttcttttaaaaaatatttgtattgCTGTGTTGCTTTAAAATTTAGATCGTTGATTAAGGTTTAATAGTATGCAACATCATTTCATACACTTCAAAGCCTAATTTTGGTTTGCGAGTTGCGTCAACCTAATTCTGTTGTTAAATCCAGCATAAAACCGCTGTATGGTCACTGGTTTTAAGATTTAAGCAGTCTAGGAATCATGAGCTCTGTAATTTTCCTGCAAATTTCGGAGTTTTCTTTGTGGTTGGATTGATGGGTAAAGAAGAAAATTATTGGTAGCTGAAACCTTCTTGGATTTTAGAGCATGGTAATGGTCTAATACTGCATTGGCAGAAGTAATAGAATTTTGCTGCACCAGGGCATAAGACACTAGCAAAATTTTGAGAAAGCTATGAACCAAGGATGAGGACGAGTCTCAAAAAGAATTTATGCTTTATTCAGTATCAAAGCTAACACCATATCCTAGTGTACATTTTGATCATGTGCGAAAATTTTGGCATAATGTACCTCTGCTTTTCTTCTGATATAGCCTCTATCATGCACAGATCAAGGGCATGATCTAGATTGCAAAAGTTGAATCCCATCCTTGGGAGTTAAGTACCATGCCCCTATACAGAAGTGGGTCAAGAGTTCtgaaattttgaaatttgttCTGTGGAATAACTTCCATGGAATTTCATGGGCTGAGCTGTTGAATTCTTTATTGGCTTTCTCATTGTTACAAGTACATGTTTTGTGGAAAAAAAAAGGCACTAAAATGGctcttcttgttttttttttttttttttttttttttttgtcgaaaAATGGCTCTTCTTGGCATTTTGCTTTTCCAGAATCCATATTTCGTCAACATCCTTATGGCCGGCTATGACAAAGAGACAGGACCATCTCTTTACTACATTGACTACATTGCCACTCTTCACAAGATTGATAAGGGAGCTTTTGGTTATGGATCATATTTTTCTCTTTCAATGATGGATCGACACTACCACAGTGGAATGACAGTAGAAGCAGCAATTGATTTGGTGGACAAATGCATTGTAGAGATTAGGTCGAGGCTGGTCGTGGCTCCACCAAATTTCGTAATAAAAATTGTGGACAAAGATGGTGCTAGGGAATATGCTTGGCGTGAATCTGTCAAGGATACTGGTGGTGCACCTAAAGCTTAGATATTTAAGTTCCAGCTGACATCTTCTTTCTTGCTGTGTTTTTTTTATTGTCCCCTAAATGGTTCTGATATGTCAGACTGATTTTCCTTGATGTATGGCTATGTCCTTTTGTTGAATATGCATTGGTTTAAACTTGTGGGATAATTGTGTATGATAGCATTATTCTAAATGGCATTTTAGGTGGTCACATAAAATTGAGAATTTTGGGCTTTGCAGCAGAGTAGTGAAAAGGCAACTGTCATTTGTTTTCTCCCTTCTTCCATTTTTTGCTTtgaagtatgaaattaaattgattataaaaattcataCATAATCATTTTGCCCTGATAGTGAGCTGTCACTGACTTGTTCTATGGATATGTAATTGGACCGACTTTTCTTGGCTTCTTAGCTAGGCATTGTTGGCGAATCATGTAGTTCATGAAAAAAAATTGAGGTCCTAATTAGATACTTTTACATTTTCtgcattttgaaaattttattgacTGTTGGGACAATGTTACCGTTTCATGAGTTCAGGCGGCCAATCACCCGATTTTTCTTTCAAATGTGCGATACTAATCGGGGTGAATATTTTTCTCCATTGATATATCTTTGGCATTTTTTCCCCATGTGATGACATGACAGCAAGTTGTTTTCACCAGAGCAAACTTGCACCCAGAACTCAGAGATCGTATGtccaaaaaataaacaaacaatttAATTGCATTTGAAAACTATGAATGCTATAAATGGGAGCAGAGAAATTGGTGGAGAAATGCGAGTTGGTGTTGATGGCGAGGGGTGAGAGGGACAGCATTGGTCGAATACCTGTATCTGTTGGGCAGCTTGCATTTGCACCGGTAGGGATGCTGGTGTCCATGGAAAAGTGGTTTCAGGTTCTAGTGCTGGAGCCATTGACTGGTGAAACAGTTAAAGGTATAAACACACCCCACAGCCACATCGATTTTTATTCATCATTTGACCATGATCCTGATCCCAAGGATGAGCCAGCAAGCGTGTCTTATTGAGCTCTTTAGAATCAAGAGACTTTTACTAATGACACATTTATATCTGAAATTATTTGCCCATTCACTGAAATTACCAGAAGAATTGATATTCCATGAACCTTTACTAAGAGCATGAGCTTGTAATGGTCTCTGAGTAAGAGAAATGAGCGTGTAAAGCATTTAAAGCTTGATGGGTTCCAAAAGAATTGGAACAAGAACAGGTGGATTTGAAATGGATTCCAGAGTTCAAATGCTATAACTAACTTCCACGGCTGAACGGTTGCCAGGATTCATTTCCTTTGGTTTTTGGACCTAAGGGACTGGAGCTGATTAGGAGTGCATTGGGCATGACGGTAACTGCCTATTAAAGGACGTCTAGGAATTTTTGTCTAAACTTATGAATTGATTAAATTAACTTATAAATTGTAAAAGTTAGAtgacttatttatttataatcgtTTTTGAGCGTATAAATACAATTTAtagactaaaaaaaataatacggAGGAAAGCAGCTTTTCATTTTGGTGCTTATAAGCTGGTTTGACCaagtaaattaatatattacccttatttaattttaaaacttcatcatatattttatttaatatttttttaataattttaataataaattcactTATAAACTAATTATTAAACATATCAATTACTTATCAGTCACTTATAAACATTTTAATCAAACACatacttatttaaaattttaaattcttataagCATTTAAAAATTAGTGCTTACAAGCTAACACCCTCCTAACAGGGGAGATCCATTTGAGTCTCTCTTGTGGTCCCAATAACACTACATAGGATGAGAGAtttaattgagaaaaaaaaaatcttgaatCTTGATTCTACTGTAGATTCTTTTATCCAATTTTGTGCTGGTCTGTTAAAGAGATTCTTGATTCTACTGCCAGAAGTGTGATTGTTTATTTAAGTATTTGTTTCGCTTAaggatgaataaataaatagaagatACTTTCAGGGAAAAATCCTTCAATCCCCCCTCTTCCTTCTTCTTGAAatcaaataacaaaagaaaagaaaaataacacTGAACAgaacataaaagaaaattgaCAATAAGAAACAGGGAACTGAAATAAAGGATTGAATTTGGCATATTCATGAAATTCTAATTTCCATGAACCTGATAAAGCAAAATATTGATTTCAATCGGGGATTCAAAGCATTAGCCTCATTTATTAATTGTTagctgagatattttactgcgAGCTTTTTCATTTAgtgaagttaaaaaaaatttttgtgtGTAAGATAAATAATGTACCAATTCATCAGTATGTATTAACTTTGAGATGCTTATATTTACCTATAAAAAGGTATATTACAGCAGGAAAttaagagagaaagaaagagagaaaaaaagaaagaaaaaaagagttttCTGTGTAAACGATTGTTAAAAatgagaaagaagagaaaaaaattttatatttctcaatttttattttcaataaagtttaatatttgtttttctcttcatctttttttcttttgtcaaGATAATCACATATTCTGATATATGTTTGCTAAGTTTAAGTTTCAGTTattctatttttgttttgaTGTTGTATATTCTTCAGAAATCTTAATTTCTAGTTGTATTTGTGATACTCTATTTTTTGAACTATATCTGTCtgattttagatatttattttctattttgaacATGTAATTTCAGTTTTAAatatctattttctgttttaaaATCGAACATATTATTAGAACTTCTacaatttctatttttattttagtgacGGCATCAGAActccttttaatttttcaacatGATATCAGAGGCCAAATGATATTTGAGAGCCTGTTTCAATGCTTTTATTTGGTTGTTTTccaaatttcttatttttctccattttcatctactttttaatttgaaaagttATGAAAGATTAGTTTTTTGTCTACTTTTAAACATTCAGATACTTTGAAGGGTTTATTCTCCGTCTATTTTCAAAGTTTTAGGAGAtttaaaaggtttttttttatctaCTTTCAAAATTTAGGAACTTTGAAAGGTatgttatttatctatttttaaagttttaagaaATTTGAAATATTGGTTTTTTTATCTCTTTGTTTGAGAAGATCTGAAATTTGTGAGAAAACTTGCATGTCtataaactaatttaaaatttgtgaGAGACCTCCATATTTATAAACTGACGTTTAAGACCTTATGTCTTTAAACTGATATTTTATATTAGTATTCTCTAAACTactgaaaagaaaaattttatttgaagggATCAGCATATCCATGAAAGGCTGAAAATTTCTTGAAAGGACCAACAAGTCCATAAAaggtttaaagttatttgaagtaACCAGCAAATCCATAAAAGGCAGGAAATTTCTTGAAAGGACCGTTCATAAAAAGTTGAAAGTTATTTGAAGGGAACAACATATTCATAAAAGAATGAAAATTTATTGAAGAGACCGACATGTCTATAAACTGCAGAAATCTTTGTTGGAGGGACTCAATGTATGTCCATAAActgcagaaaaaaaaattattaaagagaccgatgcattccataaactacgaaaaaaaattattgaagggACCCTATGCACGTCTATAAACTCTTGAAATTTACAACTTTGTTGTTAAAAGACTCTTAACTATTTCTTTTTATGATTTGTTATTTGAGAAAAAGTAGCAAAAATATGCTAAAATTATTATGTTTTTTCTCAGTTCTAttactaattttaaatatctaatttcAACTTTGAATatctaatttcaatatttagatATCTACTTTTTTCTCTAGTTTCTTAACTGTGGTAAATTTTTTGGTGCAATTAAGGAGGAGATCTAGAATTAATAGCAAAATTCTCAAGGAAAAGTGTTGGCAGTTAGATATTTTACTGCGATAAGTTTGCCatgatgaatttttttaattgagtgaAGCTAGAGAAAGTCTTTGTGTGTAAGACAATTAATATACCAATCTCTAGGTATGAGCATGTATTGACTTTATAATGCTTATCTTTGCTTATAAAAAGAGTATATTACGGTCGGAAattaagagagagagaaagagggagaaaaaaaaggagagaaagTGAGAGTTTTATGTAAATGATTGTTAGAAatgagaaagaagagaaaaagaaatttacatttctcaatttatatttttaataaagtttGATATTTGTTCTTCTCTccatcttttttctcttttctaaaGATAATCTCATGTTCTGAGATATGTTTGCTAAATTTAAGTTCCAGTTGTTATCATCTTTGTTTTGATATTGCATATTCTACAGAAACCTTAGTTTCTGATTTGTATTCGTGATGCCTTTTTTTGAGCTATTTCTATctagttttaaatatttatttttttatttttgaatatttaatttcagttttagacatctattttctgttttaaaATCGATCATATTATCAgaacttttaaattttctatttttatttcaatgatGGTATCAGTGCTCTTTTTGATTTTTCAACATTAATGAAGAATATAGTCTCCGCATGAATCATGTGAATAGTTCTCTACAACCATTTGGAATTATTGTCCATTTTTGGAAGATGAATTACTTAAGCATTGCATTTGTCAtctgataacatataaaatataagatCCGCTAATATTTagatatatatattcatatccTTTAATCTCgttttaagaaatatttttattttgaccggctccATTATGCATGACCAGTAGAAAATCAGTCCAAACACTAACACCTCTAACCTCATTGCTCCACTAGCCAGCCAAAGGTCTAATTACCTTTATCTGTATGAAATCTTAAATGTGCATGTATACACAGGTAGCATGTATGTCAGACGAAATATAAATTTGCTCAACATTTATTAACTAACTGTTCACCGTTAATGAGCCATCCAGAAAAACCTGCTAAAAGCATACTTATTTTGTTTGATGAGACGTGGTATAGGTATACTCTGTATGACTACGGATATATATACCCTGCTAAACTGAATTAGAGGATCTTCTCCTTGATCTCCTCAATATACCATTTTGTAGCTATATACCTTAGTCTttccaaaaataatatatttactatcCACATTTATTATCTCCACACTGATCCGATTCGTTGATTTTCCTCTAAATCCAGTTTCTTAAGCCAGGTGTCACAATTGCACAACCTTTCGAATCTCAACTTCATCACCATCCATGTTGAACAAGTGAAAATTAAGTTTGCTATGTATATAGCAACGATAAGCTTCAATATATTGTAGCTAATTTTTACTCAAGtatgtatattttttacttataaataaataataaataaattaaaataatgtgaGAACCACATTTAATTATATTCTATCAATTGGGTTAAGAAATTTCCATTACAGCAAATGCTAGCAAACtggattttccttttttaaattattgttaacactattttttttaaaaaaatatttgctaaattaatagattattgttaacactattttttttaaaaaaattataatttttgcaaGTTGAAGTTGctaatattttccttttttagaCAAATTACATGGGTCCAATGCTTGGCCCAAGCATTAATAAGTGTGTTTAGATCGATGAAAGGATGTTTTATAAACTATAAGATAAAGCAAGATGAtgagaaataaaatttcaaaatcttTTTTAAAATGGTTGAAAATCATACTCTCTTTAAATAAttaagttattattttaaagaatcaTATTATCTTACAGAGAAGCGGTTCTTCTGGCGAGGAACAAAAATTTCCAACAAGTCATTATTGATGGTGATCAATGAAATTAAGGATCACGTTCCCTCCTTGTTATTCAGGGATTGATCAGAGATATTCTTAATTTGTTCTCAATGTTTACCTCTATCTCTTTTTAACATTTTCATGGGGATAAGAATCATGCTGCTCATGTGTCGGCTTCTAAAATCATTTTTGACGTTAGATATCTATGtgattatttgaaataaaaaaaaaaaagatttgtgTGTACGAGTAAATTTAGTCTAAATGGATcatacttttctttttctccttttttttcttgttctttAGTGATCCATAACCGCTAATGATGCAGCCACAAGGCTATGGCCCctcttgaaaattttaaaattttttaaggtatataattaatttttcttaaaatataaaaaattatccttatttcaaaattatttaattaaatcatcattatattttataattttaaattcttaatctatttataaaaaaaaatttactatttaatccatcatcttctatattatttttaaatccaaaaaattagcttttcatttttaaaatttcaagttCAAGTCtccacttaaatttttttcttaaattattcactcattatttaatttacttttatatattattttttattattaagtgatagttttttttatttatctcactTAGTTACTAATCTATTTATATGATTGAAATTAtacgaaaataatttttaatcgattagaattttttaaaaaaaaaataaatttcaataataaaccataaaatattatattattttaatacaatttttttataaatttatatgttagaagtgaaaagaaatttttttaaggtaaatatcattaaaaattgaCTCTACAGTGATAAACTATAAATAATTGATTGataacttaaattaaaaaatatatttataaataatgataataatatcattaaaaatatattttaatgaataaaaaataaatgaaaatgaccataatttaagtataatagtttattcattttttataaaaatttattttttaaatatatatttattttatacgtTTTTTTCGTTCAAtactttttattcattttaattttgtatacatattaaaaaatataatttattttataaacttccaattatattattttaaaaatattaaattttattaaatattaaaaaatatcttcaatagttatttaaaaaagtaataattaacactagattaatttgaaaataatataaaattaaataggattataatagtgaattatatattactataataaaaaaaaatggacaATAATTATgggacaataataaaaaaaattgataaaataataaaatacgagatatttatttaaattgaacctCTGAATTGAATTTCTGCATCCGTCATTGTCACTGATAACCGCCACCTTATTACAGTGCCATCTGTCGCTATCCTTCAGAGCCATATGTATGGGTGTACCTACCTGCCCCTATCGTCAGGCTGTCATTTAATTCCCTTTCGGCACTCGTGCTGATAGGTCAAAGTTTAGCTGGGTATACTATGCTACTTCTCATCATGTGAAGGGCTCTCCTAGGGGCTGAATTCTTTCCTAATGCGTCTTATTCCCGGTCTGCTGGGTTGAATGCTAATAGGCCAGCTTGCCTAGTGAATTTTGATGGGTTTTGGATTCAGCCCCTACAAAAACTCAACTACGGCCTGGATGGCCGTAATCCAGTAGTCATCACCGTATAATTACACTTTATTAGAGTCTCTTTGCCTCCTTTTAACTCATAAATATATTCAccttttgacaaaaaaaaattattgcgtAAATgttacaaataaataataaggtCATTATTAGAGTCTCTTTGCCTccttttaacttataaatatattcaccttttaacaaaaaaaattattgcgtAAATGTTATAAATAAGTAATAAGGTCATTATTAGAGTCTCTTTGCCTCCTTTTAACTCATAAATATATTCACctcttgataaaaaaaattatcgcgAAAATGTTATAAATAAGTAACAAGGTGATTGCTAACAAATCAAATATCTTACTCTTCATATATTTGAAAAAGATATTGAATTTatggaaaattttatttttgaaaaaggtattaaatttatagaaaaactTATTTAGAACTAATACACTATGAATTCAAAATTCATATAGGtgatttcttttataaaaaaattagatgaaATTCacttatatacattttaaatcTATAGTATATCGAGTGAATTCAATTAAGAATATTCAAAATCTATAGTATATCGAGCGAGTTCAGTTAAGAATATCATGGATCATACTATTAGAATAATAGTTCCTTGGCTGTTTAAGAATCAGAATTCTCAACATTTTTACAGGCCATACAAGGGAGCCCGAGGCCAAATAGAAAAGGACTAAATCCCATCTCCTGGGTGACAGCCCATCCAAATTTTCATACCCTTTGCTTTTTTTCTGAATGTTTGACATTACGTAGATTCAGTACAGTACTTCAACCGTTAGAAGACACAACCATTCCCAATTACTTGAGAGCTTAAAGTCCATCTGACTGAACGGCCAGACGCCTTGTAAAACAGAGTTCaactaattattttgatttgaatatATAAGAATGGATAATAGGCCATGGCAAATCTTAAATCAAGTTCCAAAAATAGTTGGCCACCCACCTAATCATGCACTGCCACATCAACACTTTGCTTCTCCTtgtatcataaaaaaattacatgggTTGTTAAAGCAAACTTGccagaaatattatattttgtatGCCTATAATAAGAAACTTAACCTTCCAAGTAGCTATAACTGTTGATATGCTGACAACATTTCCACCAGAAGCCTCCGATTTAGTAGAAGTTGGCCATCCAAATGCAACTAATAGATGCTCTTTCTCTTCTAGCTTCAGCTATAAATTTCACCTGAACTCAATCCCAGAAATCAGAAGTTCTCGCCTTTGTAATCTGCAAACAAATTAGTTATTGCCTTCTCTTCTGCCTAGACTACACAAGTCCAAATGGCTTCAAAAGGGGTTGAGTTGAGTTTGCTCTTGGTTCTTGCACTGATGCTTTGTCATGGAGCCACAGCTCAATCAGGCTGCACAAATGTAGTCATGAGCTTAGCTCCATGCCTAAACTATGTTACAGGAAATTCCTCAACCCCATCATCTTCCTGCTGTTCAAAGCTTGCTAATGTTGTTCAGTCTCAGCCTCAGTGTCTCTGTGCATTGCTCAATGATGGTGGTTCATCAGTTGGTGTTAACATTAACCAGACCCTTGCTCTGTCACTTCCAGGAGCTTGCGATGTGCAAACGCCACCAGTTAGCCGGTGCAATTGTACGTCAACAATCAAAATTTGTGTTTTTTTTCTGGGAAACAGGGGGTTGGGAGGATGaaagattaatttatattctattaaattgtgtaatttttttatcttcAATCAGCTGCTAATGGTCCAGCAAGCTCCCCAGCGAGTCCACCAGCAGATTCTTCAGATGATACGCCTTCAATTCCAAGCATTCCTGGAGGTAAGGATCCTCGGGCAAAATCCTGAATTTTGAGACTAGATATTCCATATGGCATTTCCGGCAGAAAATACTAACAGGAACTGAAACATAACTGGTTCCATGGATGAATGCAGGAAGTGGATCCAAGACAGTCCCAACAGCAGATGGAACATCAGATGCAAGCATCACAAGAATCCAACTTCAGCTCACTTTGTTCATAATTTCCATTGTCTTGTGTGCTTCAAACGCCATGGGATTCTGATTCTGAGCTTGTCAATGCATCCCTTCATTTCATGCCCTTCATTTTCTCCATTGTCGATGAAGATTACCATTGTGAAAATTCCAGAGAGTGATTTATGCCCtgtcatattttttaatacgaTTTTTTTGTCTGATTCTGTGATTTCTCAAAGATAAAGATTAGTTCAACTTGGAGTGTGATTGTATCATTATTTGTTCTTTCTTGTTTTGGTCAATGAAAAAAAGAGTGAAGGGATCTTGGTTCGTTCTTCTGAAATTGTCATCTCTCCATCCTTTTGATCCTCTTTTCTTCCTAACTAATTtctggaaaaaaataataataataatactcaaCGTGCAAACAAAAATTGTAACAAGAACATATTGTGAAGTTTCCAAATGCCAGGCTGAACCATAACATAATGGAAAGAAATATCATTAGAGTTATCAgtgctttctttttttataattagctccaattagaatttaaatctgaaatttcaaaaaaaaaaatttattaatgataataatataattatcaataattaaCGATAAAACTATAGCTAAAAATAGTAGAAATAATATGCATTAAAATTGCAAATAGTGTGAGATGAGGTGGCGTGTGTCTTTTTTCTTTACCTTTTAATGAATTGCTTGGTGAGAATTTaaattagtataaaaaaattataaacataGACActtagattataattttaattatttatatttattataattttttattgcatttgtaagatgcatatttattttaataaaattttattttatttttttaaattaaaaattggagATTGGAATAGTAgaacttgaaaattttcaaatttaatcaaatatatttactattaaaataaatatgtatgtacagtaaaattatatgtattgaaaaattataatttcatattaataataatatgacTAAAGGAATTGCATATTAGTTATTATTGAAGAATTTTATTTTGACttactataaaacatattagaaAAAGTATACCATTGGCATAAATTTATTGGGCCACTTGCCACATTCTTAGTTAAAGAGATGAACTTTAGAGACCAAATATGTGCCACTTGGCAGCCTCTCATCACATGGACATGGTAACTTCTCATTAACTTACTTTACTGACTAGTTTTATATAGATATTGAGATATATTTCAGGACGAAAACTTACTTTGAAACAATATATAataacttaaataaaatttttctcatTCAATTCCAACTATTGTTTTTTTCCGAATGAACACTGAAAATACACTTGGAATTTTTACAATCCCAACTGATATCCCTTTCTTTTCCAAATTTTATGGATACTTCTGTATTAGTACATGCTGATCAGAACAAAGGgtcaattgaaaatttttataattttaaattgcttgGGAGTTAGTTAACGGGTGAcaatatataattgaaaaaaaagccTTAATGTCCtaagaaatatgaaaaattgcatactttaattaaaatgaaataatcCAAAGTTCAACCATTTTGAAAAATTCTCATACACATtcgaatatataaattaatttatatatataattatttaaaaattaatttatatataaaattctttaaaaattaaaatacaatatGTAGATCCTATCatatttttagataattttttttaaattttaaataacgcatcaattttaaattgaattaaagttTATATTCGACTGCTTTCAATAATTCCTCAACGTTAAAATTAGCTATTCATTGCTACTACTTTTATCATATAACTATGGGTTGTTGAAACAAACAAGTTAGACAATATTgaactttataattttatattcttaCAATGTGAAACGTGACTTTCCAAGTAGCAAGAATGGTTGAGCTTCTTCGAATATTTCTACCCATAACCCCCATGTTAGAAAAAGTTGGCTATCCAAACATAACTAACAGGTCATTTTCCTTACTAGCTTCCACCATAAATCTTACTCTTGAGCTTCAATCTGAACTCAGTTACTATAAATAGAAATCTAGCAATAGTGAACTGCCAACAATCAGACATACAGAGATTCCATTCTCCCAAGTTCCAACAATATTTTCTAGCCTTCGTTACCGCCATAAATTCCAGAAAATCCAAATGGCTTCAAAAGGGCTTGAGCTGTGTGCACTTCTGTTCCTTATGATGATGCTCTGTCATAGAGCCACTGCTCAATCAGGCTGCACTACTGCCCTAGTGGGCTTAACCCCATGCCTTAACTATGTCACAGGAAATTCCTCAACTCCATCAGCTTCCTGCTGCTCCCAGCTTGCTACTGTTGTTCAATCTCAGCCACTATGCCTCTGTGCATTGCTGACTGGTGGTGGCTCATCACTGGGATTTACCATTAACCAAACTCAAGCTCTGTCACTCCCTGGAGCTTGTAATGTGCAAACACCGCCAGTTAGCCAGTGCAATGGTATGTCAACTGGGTTAAACTACATGCTACAGTTATATAGCAAGAATTTTAATATGGCTGTATTAATTTCACTTGGTCATTTTTTCAAACAGCTGCCGGTAATGGTCCATCAGCCCCACCAGTAAGTTCGCCAGCGATTCCTCCAGCAGATTCTTCAGATGATACACCTGAAACTCCAAATACACGATCAGTGCCAATCGTTCCTGCAGGTTTGAAAAAACACTTCAGGCAAAATTTCAAACGttttaacattaaaaacatgaaaactaatTATTGAAATTCTGTCCTGATGATCATATTATTCTATCCAGGAGGCGGTTCCAAGACAGTGCCAGCAGCAGGTGGCAGTTCAGCTGCAAGCCTCACAAGAATTCAACTTCATCTCACCATATTCATCATTTTCATTGCTTCATGTGTTTCA
The sequence above is a segment of the Manihot esculenta cultivar AM560-2 chromosome 5, M.esculenta_v8, whole genome shotgun sequence genome. Coding sequences within it:
- the LOC110616046 gene encoding non-specific lipid transfer protein GPI-anchored 5, whose translation is MASKGLELCALLFLMMMLCHRATAQSGCTTALVGLTPCLNYVTGNSSTPSASCCSQLATVVQSQPLCLCALLTGGGSSLGFTINQTQALSLPGACNVQTPPVSQCNAAGNGPSAPPVSSPAIPPADSSDDTPETPNTRSVPIVPAGGGSKTVPAAGGSSAASLTRIQLHLTIFIIFIASCVSDIRF
- the LOC110616362 gene encoding proteasome subunit beta type-2-A — its product is MECVFGLVGDGFALVVADTSAVHSILVHKSNEDKIMVLDSHKLLGASGESGDRVQFTEYIQKNVALYQFRNGIPLTTAAAANLTRGELATALRKNPYFVNILMAGYDKETGPSLYYIDYIATLHKIDKGAFGYGSYFSLSMMDRHYHSGMTVEAAIDLVDKCIVEIRSRLVVAPPNFVIKIVDKDGAREYAWRESVKDTGGAPKA
- the LOC110616116 gene encoding non-specific lipid transfer protein GPI-anchored 5, with the protein product MASKGVELSLLLVLALMLCHGATAQSGCTNVVMSLAPCLNYVTGNSSTPSSSCCSKLANVVQSQPQCLCALLNDGGSSVGVNINQTLALSLPGACDVQTPPVSRCNSANGPASSPASPPADSSDDTPSIPSIPGGSGSKTVPTADGTSDASITRIQLQLTLFIISIVLCASNAMGF